One segment of Bacteroidales bacterium DNA contains the following:
- the elbB gene encoding isoprenoid biosynthesis glyoxalase ElbB codes for MKKFAVILAGCGVFDGAEIHEATFTLLAIGQQGAFYEIFAPDIDQYHVINHLTHKEMPEKRNVLVESARIARGKISPLSRFRASDFDAIIFAGGFGVAKNLSTVAFDGPNAKVDPEVEVAVRAMHKAGKPIGALCIAPAVIARILGHVEVTIGNDPGTAGTIEKMGGKHIKATHGEVIIDKKNKVFTTPCYMLDATIVQIYEGVSNIVREMLKFI; via the coding sequence ATGAAGAAATTTGCAGTTATTTTAGCAGGTTGCGGCGTTTTCGACGGTGCAGAGATACACGAAGCAACATTCACCCTTCTGGCCATCGGGCAACAAGGAGCGTTTTATGAAATATTCGCCCCGGATATCGACCAGTACCATGTAATAAACCACCTCACCCACAAAGAGATGCCGGAAAAGCGTAACGTCCTGGTGGAATCGGCTCGTATTGCCCGCGGCAAGATCAGTCCGCTCAGCAGGTTCCGGGCATCTGATTTCGATGCCATCATTTTCGCCGGCGGCTTTGGGGTAGCCAAAAACCTGTCGACCGTGGCTTTTGATGGCCCAAATGCTAAAGTAGACCCCGAAGTTGAGGTAGCGGTAAGGGCCATGCATAAGGCTGGCAAACCAATTGGCGCCCTTTGCATTGCACCGGCCGTTATAGCCCGGATCCTGGGACATGTCGAAGTAACCATCGGGAACGATCCGGGAACCGCCGGCACCATTGAAAAAATGGGCGGAAAACATATCAAAGCTACGCACGGCGAGGTGATTATTGACAAGAAGAACAAAGTATTCACCACGCCATGTTATATGCTGGATGCGACGATTGTGCAGATCTACGAGGGAGTGAGCAATATAGTGCGAGAGATGTTAAAGTTTATCTGA
- a CDS encoding arabinogalactan endo-1,4-beta-galactosidase yields the protein MKLPAFIFIILLLISCDNKDNIPDPAEDTFMRGADLSFLPEIESYHPKFFDPAGNVKDVLTILKEAGCNTVRLRLWHTPQSAHSGFSEVAEFSNRIKEAGMKVYLTVHFSDTWADPGQQATPSAWQSLSFAQLKDSIYHYMEKIITVIQPEYISLGNEINGGMLWEQGRINNGTNLYQLLEQAALATRQASTSTKIIIHFAGLDGSDWFFNQVRNNGIDYDIIGISYYPAWHGKNLDSLKTMLNSLATDFNKPVLIAETAYPFTLEWEDWTNNVIGLPEQLIPAYPATPQGQEDFMSALKETIMSVTNGTGFCYWGGEWIAYKGPLAENGSNWENQALFDFDNHALPVLSAFHK from the coding sequence ATGAAACTTCCTGCTTTTATTTTCATTATCCTGCTTCTGATCTCATGTGATAATAAAGATAACATCCCTGACCCTGCCGAAGATACTTTCATGCGTGGTGCCGACCTTTCCTTTCTGCCTGAAATTGAATCCTATCACCCTAAGTTTTTTGATCCCGCGGGGAATGTGAAAGATGTCCTGACTATCCTTAAGGAAGCTGGCTGCAATACAGTAAGGTTACGTCTATGGCATACGCCTCAAAGTGCACATTCCGGCTTTTCCGAAGTGGCTGAATTTTCCAATCGCATCAAAGAAGCCGGGATGAAAGTATATCTTACCGTTCATTTTTCCGATACCTGGGCCGACCCGGGACAGCAGGCAACACCGTCTGCCTGGCAAAGTCTTTCTTTCGCCCAGTTGAAAGACAGCATTTACCATTACATGGAAAAAATTATAACAGTTATACAGCCGGAATATATTTCCCTGGGTAATGAAATAAACGGAGGTATGCTCTGGGAACAAGGCAGGATCAACAACGGCACCAACCTGTATCAATTGCTGGAACAAGCGGCCCTTGCCACCAGGCAGGCATCTACCTCAACGAAGATCATCATCCATTTTGCAGGATTAGACGGCTCAGACTGGTTTTTTAACCAGGTCAGGAATAATGGCATCGATTATGATATCATCGGCATTTCCTATTACCCGGCCTGGCATGGGAAAAACCTTGACTCCCTTAAAACCATGCTAAATAGCCTGGCCACTGATTTCAACAAACCGGTTTTGATCGCTGAAACGGCCTATCCTTTTACGCTGGAATGGGAAGACTGGACGAATAATGTGATTGGCCTGCCGGAACAGCTGATCCCTGCCTATCCAGCTACACCACAAGGGCAGGAGGATTTCATGTCAGCACTTAAAGAAACCATTATGTCGGTGACAAACGGAACAGGTTTTTGCTATTGGGGCGGGGAATGGATCGCTTATAAAGGTCCGCTTGCCGAAAATGGCTCAAACTGGGAAAACCAGGCACTCTTTGATTTTGACAATCACGCGCTTCCGGTCCTAAGCGCCTTTCATAAATAG
- a CDS encoding arabinogalactan endo-1,4-beta-galactosidase: MKKTLCRRFTIRSGLILWLIIQICFNKTLSAQEFAIGADLSFLKAAEENGFQFKEDGKVKPGLEIFKDHGYNWIRLRLFHTPTELPNDLEYTIDLAQEAKKLGFKLLLNFHYSDTWADPAKQFIPEAWAGKSHEELVSAVFEYTRDVLVRFREAGVFPDMVQPGNEVINGMLWPDGKIPESWDHFADLLRAGIEGVYAGCGNLPRPLIMVHIDQGGNKDRTKYFFDKIFEYGIDFDVIGQSYYPWWHGSLFDLRKNLIFMAKEYHKPIMLVEVAYCAEPTEYLSKPGPFPETPEGQKEFLEEVTKIVLATPDNLGTGIMWWEPATAGLGNVSARDFFDDEGNVLPVIKVFDKYYRY, encoded by the coding sequence ATGAAAAAAACATTATGCCGCAGGTTTACTATTCGCTCCGGCCTCATCCTTTGGCTGATCATTCAGATATGCTTCAATAAAACATTATCGGCTCAGGAATTTGCGATCGGGGCGGACCTGTCATTTCTAAAAGCCGCAGAGGAAAATGGATTTCAATTTAAAGAAGATGGAAAAGTAAAACCCGGACTGGAGATTTTCAAAGATCATGGTTATAACTGGATCCGCCTGCGCTTGTTCCATACCCCCACGGAACTGCCAAATGACCTGGAATATACCATTGACCTGGCACAAGAGGCGAAAAAACTGGGATTCAAATTGCTTCTGAATTTTCATTATTCCGATACCTGGGCCGATCCGGCAAAACAGTTCATTCCGGAAGCCTGGGCCGGAAAATCTCATGAAGAGCTGGTGAGCGCCGTTTTCGAATATACCCGCGATGTGCTGGTAAGGTTCAGGGAAGCGGGAGTATTCCCCGATATGGTACAGCCGGGCAATGAAGTGATCAACGGAATGCTCTGGCCCGACGGGAAAATACCGGAAAGCTGGGATCATTTCGCCGATCTTCTCCGGGCTGGCATAGAGGGTGTATATGCCGGATGCGGCAACCTGCCGCGTCCCCTGATCATGGTCCACATCGACCAGGGTGGCAATAAAGACCGGACGAAATACTTCTTCGATAAAATATTTGAATACGGTATTGATTTCGATGTGATCGGGCAGTCATATTATCCCTGGTGGCATGGCAGCCTGTTCGACCTGAGGAAAAATCTGATTTTCATGGCAAAAGAATACCATAAACCGATCATGCTGGTGGAGGTAGCTTATTGCGCAGAACCGACCGAATATCTCTCTAAACCAGGTCCTTTCCCGGAAACCCCGGAAGGGCAAAAGGAATTCCTGGAAGAAGTTACGAAGATTGTCCTGGCCACCCCGGATAACCTGGGAACGGGCATTATGTGGTGGGAGCCTGCCACCGCCGGACTAGGCAATGTTTCAGCGAGGGATTTCTTCGACGATGAAGGAAATGTACTTCCGGTAATAAAGGTTTTTGACAAGTACTATCGATATTGA
- a CDS encoding DUF4982 domain-containing protein: MNNCIFKLPVLVIMLLLINGCRQPEYSAPMAPMLFNDGWEFILAVDSSEVFNTKSGLAWEKVKLPHTPVIEPLVVNDQWQGICWYRKDFVLPANAVGKRLFLRFEGAMNVADVWVNGVKKTRHLGGYLPFVIDFTDKALPDALNHAIVRLDNTDNPITGPKPLKQLDYNTYGGLYRDVFLIMENTVFITDPIFENKPGSGGIFVSYPEVSREKAVIRIQTHVKNTGAHDQDIVISHFILKGTDEIIRYSAPERELKAGSDKKFIEDITLQSPDLWSPASPNLYKLVTRVSAGNRLLDADTTRIGIRRFEIRQDHFSINGEEMFLRGVNRHQEYPYIGYALSNEAQYRDARKIKEAGFDYVRLSHYPHAPAFMDACDELGLIVVDAIPGWQFFNENEAFKTQVIQTCRDMIRRDRNHACVISWEVSLNESWMPEKFIGQAVAASREEFPGDQCFTAGWMNYGYDIFLQARQHRLQHYEEPGKPYIVSEYGDWEYYAMNAGLEQNQWKDLVPDDRSSRQPLAAGEKQLLQQATNIQEAHNDNFNTPAFADGYWVMYDYNRGFADDLETSGIMTIFRVPKFSYYFFQSQRDADEVSSLFPSGPMVYIASWWDENSSSNVRVFSNCEEVELSLNGVLISSQKPDTGRICNNLAHPPFTFRLDKFKPGTLVAVGFIGGEKAAQDTVTTPGQPAAIKLVYDESGLPPKAGCNDAVFIHAIILDANGNKVPINGVMVNFFISGDASVINPESKASSEAGIAAALIRIGELPGEITIQASTAGLSPAKLRIKSQ, from the coding sequence ATGAATAATTGCATTTTCAAACTTCCTGTGCTGGTGATCATGTTGCTATTGATAAACGGCTGCCGTCAGCCTGAATATTCCGCACCCATGGCTCCAATGCTTTTCAATGACGGATGGGAATTTATTCTTGCTGTGGACAGCTCTGAAGTCTTTAACACCAAAAGCGGATTGGCCTGGGAAAAAGTCAAGCTGCCGCATACACCGGTGATAGAACCACTCGTGGTTAATGACCAGTGGCAGGGAATATGCTGGTACCGGAAGGATTTTGTCCTTCCGGCCAACGCAGTGGGAAAACGCCTGTTTCTGAGATTTGAGGGGGCTATGAATGTCGCGGATGTGTGGGTTAACGGCGTGAAAAAAACAAGGCACCTCGGCGGCTACCTTCCTTTTGTCATTGATTTTACGGATAAGGCTCTACCGGATGCATTAAACCATGCGATCGTCCGGCTGGATAATACCGATAACCCTATCACAGGTCCAAAACCCCTGAAACAACTTGATTATAATACCTACGGAGGACTGTACCGGGATGTTTTTCTGATTATGGAAAATACCGTTTTCATTACAGATCCCATCTTTGAAAATAAACCGGGCAGCGGCGGGATTTTTGTAAGTTATCCTGAGGTCAGCAGGGAAAAAGCTGTGATCAGGATACAGACACATGTGAAGAATACTGGTGCCCATGATCAGGATATCGTCATCAGTCATTTTATCCTGAAAGGCACTGACGAAATTATAAGATATTCAGCGCCCGAAAGGGAATTAAAAGCCGGAAGTGACAAGAAATTTATTGAGGATATTACACTCCAATCACCGGATTTATGGTCCCCTGCTTCTCCAAATCTATATAAGCTGGTGACACGCGTTTCTGCCGGCAACCGGCTCCTTGATGCAGATACGACCCGGATCGGGATCAGGCGCTTTGAGATCCGTCAGGATCATTTCTCCATCAATGGGGAGGAGATGTTCCTTCGTGGAGTAAACCGGCACCAGGAATACCCTTATATCGGTTATGCCCTCAGCAATGAGGCACAATACAGGGACGCCCGAAAGATCAAAGAAGCAGGGTTCGATTATGTTCGCCTGTCGCATTACCCTCATGCTCCTGCGTTCATGGACGCGTGTGACGAACTTGGGCTTATCGTTGTTGATGCGATCCCGGGCTGGCAGTTTTTTAATGAGAATGAAGCATTTAAAACGCAGGTGATACAAACCTGCCGGGATATGATCCGCAGGGACAGGAACCATGCCTGCGTGATATCCTGGGAAGTTTCCCTTAACGAATCCTGGATGCCGGAAAAATTCATCGGCCAGGCTGTGGCGGCATCCCGTGAAGAGTTTCCCGGTGACCAGTGTTTCACTGCCGGCTGGATGAATTACGGCTATGATATTTTCCTGCAGGCACGACAGCACAGGCTTCAACATTATGAAGAACCCGGTAAACCATATATTGTTTCGGAATATGGCGACTGGGAGTATTATGCCATGAATGCCGGGCTGGAGCAGAATCAATGGAAAGACTTAGTGCCGGATGACCGTTCAAGTCGCCAGCCACTTGCCGCAGGTGAAAAACAGCTCCTTCAGCAGGCCACCAATATCCAGGAGGCGCACAATGACAATTTCAACACCCCTGCTTTTGCGGATGGTTACTGGGTGATGTACGACTATAACCGGGGGTTTGCGGATGACCTCGAAACCTCGGGCATCATGACCATCTTCCGGGTCCCGAAATTCAGTTATTATTTCTTCCAAAGTCAGCGGGATGCAGATGAGGTTTCATCATTATTTCCTTCCGGCCCGATGGTATATATCGCTTCCTGGTGGGATGAAAATTCTTCATCAAATGTCAGGGTATTCAGCAATTGCGAAGAAGTGGAATTGTCATTGAACGGCGTTTTGATTTCCAGCCAGAAACCCGACACCGGCAGGATTTGCAACAACCTGGCACATCCACCATTTACATTCCGGTTAGATAAATTTAAACCGGGAACGCTTGTGGCAGTTGGTTTTATAGGAGGGGAAAAAGCAGCGCAGGATACAGTCACAACACCAGGTCAGCCGGCTGCTATAAAACTCGTATATGATGAAAGCGGACTACCCCCAAAAGCAGGATGCAACGATGCGGTCTTTATTCATGCCATCATTCTTGATGCGAATGGCAACAAGGTTCCTATCAATGGCGTCATGGTCAATTTTTTTATATCGGGTGATGCGTCAGTCATAAATCCTGAAAGTAAGGCATCAAGTGAGGCCGGCATCGCGGCTGCCCTGATCCGTATCGGTGAATTACCAGGCGAGATTACCATACAAGCTTCAACAGCCGGATTATCTCCCGCAAAACTGAGAATAAAATCTCAGTGA
- a CDS encoding SusE domain-containing protein, with protein sequence MKKLIIIFLAIIWTSFLISCEKELKDPKLDVSQTVRPVITTPADGASFILIQDEAENPMTNFEWTPAQYNLTNLEMTKYVLQMDFAGNNFADAHDLASTEGTSFGMTVGAMNTLLLNLELDPDVAQGIELRVRSFINDITKYSEVFSDTVTINITPYGDLVIIKPIYLLGSGTTVGWDNTLALPMEHIGGGKFARVETLTSGTDMFIKFISMLGLWAPQWGTDATGTAEAGPLVYRPTESVPDPPAIPVGATAGNYYIMADTLGLTYSTFLTSGELYLVGDATTVGWDAAAAIQFTESAPHIFTMVTTLNAAGGMKFLEVQGAWAPQWGTNGDGTGEQGLLSYRPTESVPDPPSIPAPSAAGQYLITVDLTTMKYTIEAQ encoded by the coding sequence ATGAAAAAATTAATAATCATATTCCTTGCAATAATCTGGACCAGCTTTTTAATCTCCTGCGAAAAGGAGCTTAAGGATCCCAAACTGGATGTCAGCCAGACTGTTCGTCCGGTCATTACAACACCGGCAGATGGCGCATCTTTTATCCTCATCCAGGATGAGGCTGAAAATCCCATGACTAACTTTGAATGGACTCCCGCGCAGTATAACCTTACCAACCTCGAGATGACGAAGTATGTGCTGCAAATGGACTTCGCCGGTAATAATTTTGCTGATGCCCATGACCTGGCCAGCACGGAAGGTACTTCTTTCGGTATGACGGTAGGTGCAATGAACACCCTCCTGCTGAATTTGGAACTTGATCCCGATGTAGCGCAGGGTATAGAGTTAAGGGTTCGTTCATTCATCAACGATATCACCAAATATTCGGAAGTTTTCTCCGACACGGTTACCATCAATATCACACCATACGGTGACCTGGTGATTATCAAGCCGATCTACCTCCTGGGCAGCGGGACCACGGTGGGCTGGGACAACACCCTTGCCCTACCGATGGAACACATCGGTGGCGGAAAATTCGCAAGGGTTGAGACCCTGACTTCCGGAACTGACATGTTCATCAAGTTTATCTCAATGCTTGGTTTATGGGCGCCTCAATGGGGAACGGATGCTACCGGCACCGCGGAAGCCGGACCGCTCGTTTACCGGCCAACCGAAAGCGTGCCCGATCCGCCTGCTATCCCGGTAGGAGCCACTGCAGGAAACTATTACATCATGGCAGATACCCTGGGCCTGACCTATTCTACTTTCCTTACTTCAGGCGAGCTCTACCTGGTTGGCGATGCGACAACAGTGGGTTGGGATGCCGCTGCTGCCATACAGTTTACTGAAAGTGCCCCGCATATCTTTACCATGGTTACAACCCTGAATGCCGCCGGCGGAATGAAATTCCTGGAGGTGCAAGGAGCTTGGGCTCCACAATGGGGGACTAATGGTGATGGCACAGGCGAACAAGGCTTACTCTCTTATAGACCAACCGAAAGCGTGCCTGATCCGCCTTCAATTCCCGCTCCGTCAGCTGCAGGCCAGTACCTGATCACGGTTGATCTCACAACCATGAAATATACGATCGAAGCACAATAA
- a CDS encoding RagB/SusD family nutrient uptake outer membrane protein gives MKKILYIPLMIVAFSLLTTSCFKDLDTVPIDKDEVTAASVYENPESYIQVLAKLYAGLAVSGQTGPSGNPDISGIDEGFGQYLRGLWYMQELTTDEAVISWNDQTIKDLHYQTWGASDVFITAFYYRIMYQVSLCNEFIRETTDSKLDGRGISGDIRTDIGFFRAEARFLRALSYWHALDHFGNVPFVTELDQVGAFFPQQIQRADLFDYIESELLAIEDLLVDARQNDYGRADKAAVWMLLAKLYLNAGVYTGVQKYTECLTYCNKIIDAGYSLVPEYQDLFLADNAFSNEVIFAVNFDGLNTRTWGGTTFIIHAQVGGTMDPAAFGIDGGWGGTRTTSAFVAKFDDITGATDSRAMFHTDGQNLEIEDIGSFNDGYALTKFKNVDKAGAPGSHQVHTDTDFPMFRLADVYLMYAEAVLRNGTGGDIGTALGYVNDLRLRAYGDNSGDVAQINLDFILDERARELYWEGHRRSDLIRYGRFTGSEYLWPWKGKVKEGFGTDAKYNLFPIPAADLTANLNLVQNPGY, from the coding sequence ATGAAAAAAATACTCTATATCCCTTTAATGATTGTGGCCTTTTCACTTTTAACCACGTCCTGCTTTAAGGACCTGGATACAGTGCCTATCGACAAGGACGAGGTCACTGCTGCAAGCGTTTATGAAAACCCGGAATCTTATATCCAGGTCCTGGCAAAGCTTTATGCCGGACTGGCCGTTTCCGGACAGACCGGCCCGAGCGGAAATCCCGATATCAGCGGTATTGACGAAGGATTCGGACAATACCTCCGCGGATTATGGTACATGCAGGAGCTTACCACCGACGAGGCCGTGATCAGCTGGAACGACCAGACTATCAAGGACCTTCACTACCAAACCTGGGGAGCAAGCGATGTTTTCATCACGGCATTTTATTACCGGATCATGTACCAGGTTTCATTGTGCAATGAGTTCATCCGGGAAACGACTGACAGTAAACTCGATGGTCGTGGAATTTCCGGCGATATCAGGACCGACATCGGCTTTTTCCGTGCTGAAGCAAGGTTCCTGCGGGCGCTCAGTTACTGGCATGCCCTGGACCACTTTGGCAATGTGCCGTTTGTAACGGAACTTGATCAAGTGGGAGCCTTCTTTCCACAACAGATCCAAAGGGCCGACCTTTTCGATTATATCGAGAGCGAATTGCTGGCCATCGAAGACCTTTTGGTCGATGCCCGGCAGAATGACTACGGCCGGGCTGACAAAGCTGCTGTCTGGATGCTGCTGGCCAAATTGTATCTTAATGCCGGGGTCTATACCGGGGTACAGAAATACACCGAGTGTCTGACTTATTGCAATAAGATCATCGACGCCGGTTATTCCCTTGTGCCCGAATACCAGGACCTCTTCCTGGCCGATAATGCCTTTTCTAATGAAGTGATCTTCGCAGTGAACTTTGATGGCCTTAATACCAGGACCTGGGGCGGCACTACTTTCATAATCCATGCACAAGTCGGCGGTACGATGGATCCCGCTGCTTTTGGTATAGACGGGGGATGGGGCGGTACCCGGACCACCAGCGCTTTTGTTGCCAAATTCGATGATATCACCGGCGCAACCGACAGCCGCGCGATGTTCCATACGGATGGCCAGAACCTGGAAATCGAAGACATCGGTTCTTTCAATGACGGATATGCCCTCACCAAGTTCAAGAATGTAGACAAAGCAGGTGCACCCGGAAGTCACCAGGTCCATACCGATACCGACTTCCCGATGTTCAGACTTGCCGATGTCTATCTTATGTATGCCGAAGCCGTGCTTAGAAACGGAACAGGCGGAGACATCGGAACTGCTCTTGGCTATGTAAATGATTTGAGACTGCGTGCTTATGGCGACAATTCCGGGGATGTGGCCCAGATCAACCTGGATTTCATCCTGGATGAACGTGCCCGCGAGCTTTACTGGGAAGGGCACCGGAGAAGCGATCTGATCCGGTATGGGCGCTTCACCGGCAGCGAATACCTCTGGCCCTGGAAGGGAAAGGTAAAAGAAGGATTTGGAACGGACGCGAAATATAACCTTTTCCCGATCCCGGCCGCCGACCTGACCGCGAATTTAAACCTTGTTCAAAATCCCGGGTATTAA